Proteins from a genomic interval of Medicago truncatula cultivar Jemalong A17 chromosome 3, MtrunA17r5.0-ANR, whole genome shotgun sequence:
- the LOC11422787 gene encoding protein RADIALIS-like 4, whose amino-acid sequence MASSSLSKHKPCDSIWTPKQNKLFEKALAKFDKDTPDRWQNVAKAVGGKSVEEVKRHYELLLEDLKHIESGHVPIPNYKST is encoded by the coding sequence ATGGCCTCAAGTTCCCTTAGCAAACACAAGCCTTGTGATTCAATTTGGActccaaaacaaaacaagttgTTTGAAAAAGCACTTGCAAAATTTGATAAGGATACCCCTGACCGTTGGCAAAATGTAGCAAAAGCCGTTGGTGGTAAATCAGTTGAGGAAGTTAAGAGACATTATGAGCTACTCTTGGAGGATCTCAAACACATTGAGTCTGGTCATGTTCCTATTCCAAACTACAAATCCACGTGA
- the LOC11414623 gene encoding transcription factor bHLH63 isoform X1 — MLHCLNTTTNSGNLATESCSSDITVLERQRERMKWQQQQHHQGYFNSAAMFCSSLQQQVDNSEASSLAADLLPLQMPTLDVTSSSISRTFSCPPLLPDPKLIHSSIAGKDKDNSSKKRKAEKSHHNSKLKVVVGEIEIENKDKRIKIGSEDGESKITGNPNTKKNCVAEDTSNSKENSKVSDVQKTDYIHVRARRGQATDSHSLAERVRREKISERMKYLQDLVPGCNKITGKAGMLDEIINYVQSLQKQVEFLSMKLATVNPRLDFNIDDLFEKEVFPNCDANASFQAMGMSTGLNSNNPYLQFNSPQQFVPYGGLDAGMNPSDMGLRRSISAPVSIPQTFIDSSCFSQQILPSTIWEGDFQNLYNFNFDQARATSFPTQSQLFTGLVEANNLKIEM; from the exons ATGTTGCACTGTTTGAATACTACTACTAATTCTGGGAATCTAGCAACTGAGAGTTGCTCCTCTGACATAACAGTGTTGGAAAGACAAAGGGAAAGAATGAAGtggcagcaacaacaacatcatcaaggTTACTTCAACTCTGCTGCTATGTTCTGTTCTTCTCTGCAACAACAAGTTGACAATTCTGAAGCCTCTTCACTTGCTGCTGATTTACTGCCTCTTCAAATGCCAACTCTTGATGTTACTTCTTCTTCTATTTCAAGAACTTTCAGTTGTCCACCTCTTCTTCCAGATCCCAAACTCATTCACTCTTCAATTGCTGGGAAAGACAAAGACAATTCTTCTAAGAAAAGAAAAGCTGAAAAATCTCATCATAATTCTAAGCTCAAG gttgttgttggtgaaattgaaattgagaataAAGACAAGAGGATCAAAATAGGTTCTGAGGACGGAGAATCAAAGATCACCGGGAATCCGAATACCAAGAAGAACTGTGTAGCAGAAGATACTTCAAACTCAAAGgaaaattcaaaagtttctgATGTTCAAAAGACTGATTACATTCATGTTCGAGCACGTCGTGGCCAAGCCACCGACAGTCATAGCTTAGCTGAAAGA GTTAGAAGGGAAAAGATTAGTGAGAGAATGAAGTATTTGCAAGATTTAGTACCAGGATGCAACAAAATTACAGGAAAAGCTGGAATGCTTGATGAAATCATTAACTATGTTCAGTCTCTTCAAAAACAAGTTGAG TTCTTGTCAATGAAATTAGCTACTGTGAATCCAAGGCTTGATTTCAATATTGATGATCTATTTGAAAAAGAG GTTTTTCCTAATTGTGATGCAAATGCATCTTTTCAAGCTATGGGAATGTCAACAGGATTGAATAGTAACAATCCTTATCTTCAGTTCAATTCACCACAGCAATTTGTTCCATATGGTGGATTAGATGCTGGAATGAACCCTTCAGATATGGGACTTAGAAGGAGCATAAGTGCCCCTGTATCCATTCCTCAAACTTTTATTGATTCTTCTTGTTTCTCT CAGCAAATTCTACCGTCTACAATATGGGAAGGTGATTTCCAAAACCTATACAACTTCAATTTTGATCAAGCAAGAGCAACATCTTTTCCTACTCAATCTCAGTTATTTACAG GTCTTGTTGAAGCAAACAATCTAAAGATCGAGATGTAG
- the LOC11414623 gene encoding transcription factor bHLH63 isoform X2, with protein MLHCLNTTTNSGNLATESCSSDITVLERQRERMKWQQQQHHQGYFNSAAMFCSSLQQQVDNSEASSLAADLLPLQMPTLDVTSSSISRTFSCPPLLPDPKLIHSSIAGKDKDNSSKKRKAEKSHHNSKLKVVVGEIEIENKDKRIKIGSEDGESKITGNPNTKKNCVAEDTSNSKENSKVSDVQKTDYIHVRARRGQATDSHSLAERVRREKISERMKYLQDLVPGCNKITGKAGMLDEIINYVQSLQKQVEFLSMKLATVNPRLDFNIDDLFEKEVFPNCDANASFQAMGMSTGLNSNNPYLQFNSPQQFVPYGGLDAGMNPSDMGLRRSISAPVSIPQTFIDSSCFSQILPSTIWEGDFQNLYNFNFDQARATSFPTQSQLFTGLVEANNLKIEM; from the exons ATGTTGCACTGTTTGAATACTACTACTAATTCTGGGAATCTAGCAACTGAGAGTTGCTCCTCTGACATAACAGTGTTGGAAAGACAAAGGGAAAGAATGAAGtggcagcaacaacaacatcatcaaggTTACTTCAACTCTGCTGCTATGTTCTGTTCTTCTCTGCAACAACAAGTTGACAATTCTGAAGCCTCTTCACTTGCTGCTGATTTACTGCCTCTTCAAATGCCAACTCTTGATGTTACTTCTTCTTCTATTTCAAGAACTTTCAGTTGTCCACCTCTTCTTCCAGATCCCAAACTCATTCACTCTTCAATTGCTGGGAAAGACAAAGACAATTCTTCTAAGAAAAGAAAAGCTGAAAAATCTCATCATAATTCTAAGCTCAAG gttgttgttggtgaaattgaaattgagaataAAGACAAGAGGATCAAAATAGGTTCTGAGGACGGAGAATCAAAGATCACCGGGAATCCGAATACCAAGAAGAACTGTGTAGCAGAAGATACTTCAAACTCAAAGgaaaattcaaaagtttctgATGTTCAAAAGACTGATTACATTCATGTTCGAGCACGTCGTGGCCAAGCCACCGACAGTCATAGCTTAGCTGAAAGA GTTAGAAGGGAAAAGATTAGTGAGAGAATGAAGTATTTGCAAGATTTAGTACCAGGATGCAACAAAATTACAGGAAAAGCTGGAATGCTTGATGAAATCATTAACTATGTTCAGTCTCTTCAAAAACAAGTTGAG TTCTTGTCAATGAAATTAGCTACTGTGAATCCAAGGCTTGATTTCAATATTGATGATCTATTTGAAAAAGAG GTTTTTCCTAATTGTGATGCAAATGCATCTTTTCAAGCTATGGGAATGTCAACAGGATTGAATAGTAACAATCCTTATCTTCAGTTCAATTCACCACAGCAATTTGTTCCATATGGTGGATTAGATGCTGGAATGAACCCTTCAGATATGGGACTTAGAAGGAGCATAAGTGCCCCTGTATCCATTCCTCAAACTTTTATTGATTCTTCTTGTTTCTCT CAAATTCTACCGTCTACAATATGGGAAGGTGATTTCCAAAACCTATACAACTTCAATTTTGATCAAGCAAGAGCAACATCTTTTCCTACTCAATCTCAGTTATTTACAG GTCTTGTTGAAGCAAACAATCTAAAGATCGAGATGTAG
- the LOC11415337 gene encoding uncharacterized protein, translated as MEGGSMLHDPYEPFRISTSQQELLNSVPFVGDTLTSPCNCNNNNHHHDATAAEIIPPIIPLYAPDTQHVDNQDVFHTPPEDPPLPSSVIDLSQCEFNQAVIDVDDVSQDSEFGFVEKSRSLEEDLLSEFPEIHPDEFSALDRLISDFDKAPMKLGFDPMNVEQDSDKLRIFEKEISSFHDEFGFDSLEENVETQQQVVQNDAEDVNMVDVEGNKSIGSSFEKATANERGSGEDKDKDKEKEKEKETLTVFDVLKFLAKTSVKEDDGLTLLETLKRAGIKFPRPSWWPDDMKSELFNF; from the coding sequence ATGGAAGGTGGTAGCATGCTGCACGATCCGTACGAACCCTTTCGTATTTCCACTTCCCAACAAGAACTTCTCAACAGCGTTCCCTTCGTCGGAGACACTCTCACTTCACCCTGCaactgcaacaacaacaaccaccaccacgATGCCACCGCCGCCGAGATCATCCCTCCCATCATCCCATTGTACGCTCCAGACACCCAGCACGTCGATAACCAAGACGTTTTTCACACTCCGCCGGAGGACCCACCGCTTCCATCTTCCGTCATTGATCTTTCTCAATGTGAGTTTAATCAAGCTGttattgatgttgatgatgtttcTCAAGATTCTGAATTTGGGTTTGTTGAAAAGTCACGCTCTCTTGAAGAAGATCTACTGAGTGAGTTTCCCGAGATACATCCTGATGAATTTAGCGCTTTGGATAGgttaatttctgattttgataAGGCTcctatgaaattagggtttgatccTATGAATGTTGAGCAGGATTCTGATAAACTcagaatttttgaaaaagaaatttctaGTTTTCACGACGAATTTGGGTTTGATTCTTTGGAGGAAAATGTTGAAACCCAACAACAAGTTGTTCAAAATGATGCTGAGGATGTTAACATGGTTGATGTTGAGGGAAACAAGTCAATTGGCTCTTCTTTCGAGAAAGCGACTGCAAATGAAAGGGGGTCTGGGGAGGATAAGGATAAGGAtaaggagaaggagaaggagaaggagaCGTTAACTGTTTTTGATGTGTTGAAATTTCTTGCGAAGACTTCTGTTAAAGAAGATGATGGTCTTACTTTGTTGGAAACTTTAAAGCGTGCTGGTATTAAATTTCCTCGTCCGAGCTGGTGGCCCGACGATATGAAATCTGAACTCTTCAACTTCTAG